The Malus domestica chromosome 13, GDT2T_hap1 genome includes a window with the following:
- the LOC103451827 gene encoding cullin-3A, which produces MSNQKKRNFQIEAFKHRVVVDPKYADKTWNVLEHAIREIYNHNASGLSFEELYRNAYNMVLHKFGEKLYSGLVTTMTSHLKEISKSIESAQGGMFLEEMNKKWTEHNKALQMIRDILMYMDRTYIPSTQKTPVHELGLNLWRDNIVRSSKIQTRLLNTLLELVLRERTGDVINRGLMRNIIKMLMDLGPSVYQDDFENHFLEVSAEFYKGESQNFIECCDCGDYLQQAERRLNEELERVTHYLDAKSEAKITNVVEKEMIANHMLRLVHMENSGLVNMLLDDKYEDLGRMYNLFRRVANGLSTIREVMTSHIRETGKQLVSDPETLKDPVEFVQRLLDEKDKYDSIIRLSFNNDKTFLNALNSSFEYFINLNNRSPEFISLFVDDKLRKGLEGVSEEDVEIILDKVMMLFRYLQEKDVFEKYYKQHLAKRLLSGKTVSDEAERSLIVKLKTECGYQFTSKLEGMFTDLKTAQDTMQGFYASHPELGDGPTLTVQVLTTGSWPTQPSVTCNLPLEMSELCEKFRSYYLGTHTGRRLSWQTNMGTADIKATFGKGQRHELNVSTYQMCVLMLFNNADRLNYKEIEQATEIPALDLKRCLQSMACVKGKNVLRKEPMSKDIGEDDAFFVNDKFTSKLHKVKIGTVVAQKESEPEKQETRQRVEEDRKPQIEAAIVRIMKSRRTLDHNNVISEVTKQLQSRFLANPTEVKKRIESLIEREFLERDNVDRKLYRYLA; this is translated from the exons ATGAGTAACCAGAAGAAGCGGAATTTTCAGATAGAGGCCTTCAAGCACAGAGTGGTGGTGGATCCGAAATACGCTGACAAGACGTGGAATGTTCTGGAGCACGCAATCCGCGAGATTTACAATCACAATGCCAGTGGCCTCAGCTTCGAAGAGCTTTACAG AAATGCCTACAATATGGTGCTTCACAAATTCGGCGAGAAGCTTTACTCGGGACTGGTTACAACCATGACTTCCCATCTCAAAGAGATATCTAAATCGATTGAATCTGCTCAGGGTGGAATGTTTCTTGAAGAAATGAATAAGAAATGGACCGAACACAACAAGGCGTTGCAGATGATTCGAGACATTCTGATGTACATGGACAGGACTTACATTCCGAGCACCCAGAAAACCCCAGTTCACGAGCTTGGGCTGAACCTTTGGAGAGACAACATTGTCCGCTCTAGCAAGATTCAGACGAGGCTTCTAAACACACTTCTTGAACTAGTGCTGAGAGAACGAACAGGTGATGTTATCAACCGCGGTTTGATGAGGAATATAATCAAGATGCTTATGGATTTAGGTCCTTCAGTTTACCAGGACGACTTTGAGAATCATTTTCTTGAGGTTTCAGCTGAATTTTACAAGGGCGAGTCTCAAAATTTTATCGAGTGCTGCGATTGTGGAGATTATCTGCAGCAGGCTGAGAGGCGCCTGAATGAGGAACTGGAGAGGGTGACACATTACTTGGATGCCAAGAGTGAAGCCAAGATAACGAATGTGGTGGAGAAGGAGATGATTGCAAACCACATGCTGAGATTAGTCCACATGGAGAATTCAGGTTTGGTGAACATGCTTCTTGATGACAAGTACGAAGACCTTGGAAGAATGTACAACTTGTTCCGTCGGGTTGCCAACGGTCTCTCAACAATACGAGAAGTGATGACTTCCCACATCAGGGAAACCGGTAAACAGCTGGTTAGTGATCCGGAAACGTTGAAAGATCCGGTGGAATTTGTCCAAAGGCTCTTGGATGAGAAGGATAAGTACGATAGCATCATTAGATTGTCTTTTAACAATGACAAGACATTCCTAAATGCCTTGAATTCCTCTTTCGAGTACTTCATTAATCTCAACAACCGCTCGCCTGAGTTCATCTCACTGTTCGTTGATGACAAACTCCGCAAAGGTTTGGAGGGGGTCAGCGAGGAGGATGTAGAAATTATTCTCGACAAGGTGATGATGTTGTTCCGTTACCTGCAGGAGAAAGACGTATTCGAGAAGTACTATAAACAGCATTTGGCAAAGCGGCTTTTGTCCGGTAAAACTGTCTCCGACGAGGCAGAGAGAAGTTTGATAGTTAAGCTCAAGACCGAATGCGGATACCAATTTACTTCAAAATTAGAGGGCATGTTTACAGACTTGAAAACTGCCCAGGATACAATGCAAGGGTTTTATGCAAGTCATCCCGAGCTAGGGGATGGCCCTACATTGACTGTCCAGGTTCTGACGACAGGGTCCTGGCCAACTCAACCTAGTGTGACATGCAACCTTCCGTTAGAGATGTCAGAACTCTGTGAGAAGTTCCGTTCGTATTACCTCGGGACGCATACAGGTCGGAGATTGTCCTGGCAGACTAACATGGGCACGGCGGATATAAAGGCTACCTTCGGGAAAGGCCAGAGGCATGAGTTGAATGTCTCCACTTACCAAATGTGTGTCCTAATGCTGTTCAATAATGCCGATCGGCTGAACTATAAGGAGATTGAGCAGGCGACGGAGATTCCTGCTTTAGATTTGAAGAGATGTCTGCAATCCATGGCTTGTGTGAAGGGCAAGAATGTTCTTCGGAAAGAGCCTATGAGTAAAGACATTGGTGAGGACGATGCTTTTTTCGTTAATGACAAGTTCACGAGTAAGTTACATAAGGTGAAGATAGGAACTGTGGTTGCACAGAAGGAATCAGAACCTGAAAAGCAAGAGACTCGGCAGAGAGTGGAGGAGGACAGGAAGCCCCAGATCGAAGCTGCGATTGTGAGGATCATGAAATCAAGGAGGACTCTGGATCATAACAACGTAATATCCGAGGTCACAAAGCAGTTGCAATCTCGATTCCTGGCCAACCCAACGGAGGTTAAGAAGCGGATTGAGTCTCTTATCGAGCGGGAATTTTTGGAACGGGACAATGTGGACAGAAAATTGTATCGGTATCTTGCTTAA